The Mycolicibacterium hassiacum DSM 44199 genome includes a window with the following:
- a CDS encoding LLM class flavin-dependent oxidoreductase has product MYSLRFDMRAPAFGADRTDLYAAAIDMCAWAEQHGALAVVLCEHHGSEDGYLPAPLMLASAIAARTERLLLNLVVILPFYDPVRLAEDIAVLDNLSRGRASIVFGLGYRPEEFEHFGVDRTKRGTIADAKLELLRALLRGEEVYHQGRRIRVTPPPHTPGGPTLMWGGASLAAARRAGRYGLGLLANGSVPGMQQAYLAACREHGHPPGPALLPDPDTPTVTFVADDVDAAWDELGPYLLHDARGYAEWNPAGGDNSASAGISPARDVAELRAMSRSHRIISTADAIAIVRRGGMLNLSPLCGGIPPEIAWPYLRRVGEVVLPEAARSDDAEARPDRLSNAFRELMSTDRRPQ; this is encoded by the coding sequence GTGTACTCCCTGCGGTTCGACATGCGGGCGCCCGCGTTCGGTGCCGACCGCACCGATCTCTACGCCGCGGCGATCGACATGTGTGCGTGGGCCGAACAGCACGGCGCGCTGGCCGTGGTGCTGTGCGAGCACCACGGCAGCGAGGACGGCTACCTGCCGGCGCCGCTGATGCTCGCCTCGGCCATCGCCGCCCGCACCGAGCGGCTGCTGCTCAACCTGGTCGTGATCCTGCCGTTCTACGATCCGGTTCGCCTGGCCGAGGACATCGCGGTGCTCGACAACCTCAGCCGGGGCCGTGCCTCGATCGTGTTCGGGTTGGGTTATCGGCCCGAGGAATTCGAGCACTTCGGGGTCGACCGAACCAAGCGCGGCACGATCGCCGACGCCAAGCTCGAGCTGCTGCGGGCGTTGCTGAGGGGGGAGGAGGTGTATCACCAGGGCCGTCGGATCAGGGTGACGCCCCCGCCGCACACCCCGGGTGGTCCCACCCTGATGTGGGGCGGTGCCAGCCTGGCGGCGGCGCGGCGCGCCGGCCGCTACGGGCTTGGCCTTCTGGCCAACGGGTCGGTGCCCGGGATGCAGCAGGCCTACCTGGCCGCCTGCCGCGAACACGGCCACCCGCCGGGGCCCGCGCTGTTGCCGGACCCGGACACCCCCACCGTGACTTTCGTGGCCGACGACGTCGACGCGGCCTGGGACGAGCTCGGCCCGTACCTGCTGCACGACGCCCGCGGATATGCGGAATGGAATCCGGCAGGCGGGGACAACTCCGCCTCCGCGGGCATCTCGCCTGCCCGGGACGTCGCCGAACTTCGTGCGATGTCCCGGTCGCACCGCATCATCAGCACCGCCGACGCGATCGCGATCGTGCGGCGCGGCGGCATGCTCAACCTGTCACCGCTGTGCGGCGGCATCCCGCCGGAGATCGCCTGGCCGTACCTGCGCCGGGTCGGCGAGGTAGTGCTGCCCGAGGCGGCCCGCAGCGACGACGCCGAGGCGCGGCCCGACCGGCTCAGCAACGCGTTCCGGGAGCTCATGTCCACCGACCGGAGACCACAGTGA
- a CDS encoding MCE family protein translates to MLSRFVRIQLVIFTIASVIGVVVMVFAYMQVPTLLGVGKITVTLELPSSGGLYRFANVTYRGVQVGKVTGMDVTREMATATLRLDTRPRIPADLVAEVRSVSAVGEQYVELLPRTDGPPYLQDGSVIPMSATKIPQPVSPMFEQVNRLIESIPKGRLGELIDESFAAFGQSGFEMASLLDSSSTITRELNRVADRNAQLVQDSRPLLQAQARSADALRIWVHSLAGVTGQVVHNDPEIRTLLERGPAAADEVSQLLDQIRPTLPVLLANMVTFGQVAVTYRPSLEQVLVLFPPFVANALSSSPRNNPTGIPLGDFRISVANPSPCTVGFLPPSRWRSPEDTTTVDTPEGLYCKLPQDAPIVVRGARNAPCMGVPGKRAPTVQQCYSDKPYEPLAMRQHALGPAPFDPNLIAQGIPPDDRVDFRERIFAPIQGTPLQPGAVPGGPPPQGVPAPYTAPQEAPVAVGPALPEAPPDPVAPASAGAPGPSVAIARYDPVTGKYATPDGHVGYQVDLVDPPKSWQEMVYGVGQ, encoded by the coding sequence ATGCTGTCGCGCTTCGTCCGGATTCAGCTGGTGATCTTCACCATCGCCTCGGTGATCGGCGTGGTGGTGATGGTGTTCGCCTATATGCAGGTGCCGACGCTGCTGGGGGTGGGCAAGATCACCGTGACGCTGGAACTGCCGTCGTCGGGCGGGTTGTACCGGTTCGCCAACGTGACCTACCGCGGGGTGCAGGTCGGCAAGGTGACCGGCATGGACGTCACCCGCGAGATGGCGACCGCGACGCTGCGACTCGACACCAGGCCGAGGATCCCGGCCGACCTGGTGGCCGAGGTGCGCAGTGTGTCCGCGGTAGGCGAGCAGTACGTCGAGTTGCTGCCGCGCACCGACGGACCGCCGTACCTGCAGGACGGGTCGGTGATCCCGATGAGCGCCACCAAGATCCCGCAGCCGGTGAGCCCGATGTTCGAGCAGGTGAACAGGCTGATCGAAAGCATCCCCAAGGGGCGGCTGGGCGAACTGATCGACGAGTCGTTCGCCGCGTTCGGGCAATCCGGTTTCGAGATGGCCTCGCTGCTCGACTCGTCGTCGACGATCACTCGCGAGCTCAACCGGGTCGCCGACCGCAACGCGCAGCTGGTGCAGGATTCCCGCCCGCTGCTGCAGGCCCAGGCCCGCAGCGCCGACGCGCTGCGGATATGGGTGCACAGCCTCGCCGGTGTCACCGGCCAGGTGGTACACAACGATCCGGAGATCCGCACGCTGTTGGAGCGCGGGCCCGCCGCCGCCGATGAGGTGTCGCAGTTGCTCGACCAGATCAGGCCGACCCTGCCGGTGCTGCTGGCCAACATGGTGACCTTCGGGCAGGTGGCGGTGACCTACCGGCCGTCGCTGGAACAGGTGCTGGTGCTGTTCCCGCCGTTCGTCGCCAACGCGTTATCGTCGTCGCCGCGCAACAACCCGACCGGGATTCCGCTGGGGGATTTCCGGATCTCGGTCGCCAACCCCAGCCCCTGCACGGTCGGGTTCCTGCCGCCGTCGCGATGGCGCTCGCCCGAGGACACCACCACCGTCGACACACCGGAGGGCTTGTACTGCAAGCTGCCCCAGGATGCCCCGATCGTGGTGCGTGGCGCCCGCAACGCCCCGTGCATGGGGGTGCCCGGCAAACGGGCGCCGACGGTGCAGCAGTGCTACAGCGACAAACCGTACGAACCGCTGGCGATGCGTCAACACGCGTTGGGGCCGGCGCCGTTCGACCCCAACCTGATCGCGCAGGGCATCCCGCCCGACGACCGGGTCGATTTCCGGGAGCGCATCTTCGCGCCGATCCAGGGCACACCGTTACAGCCCGGCGCGGTGCCGGGTGGGCCGCCGCCCCAGGGGGTGCCGGCGCCGTACACCGCACCGCAGGAGGCGCCGGTTGCGGTCGGACCCGCCCTGCCGGAGGCACCGCCGGATCCGGTGGCACCCGCATCGGCCGGGGCGCCGGGACCGTCGGTGGCTATCGCCCGCTACGACCCGGTGACCGGCAAGTACGCCACCCCGGACGGGCATGTCGGGTACCAGGTCGATCTGGTCGATCCGCCGAAGTCATGGCAGGAGATGGTGTACGGGGTGGGGCAGTGA
- a CDS encoding NAD(P)H-dependent amine dehydrogenase family protein, with the protein MTRPLTTVVWSTGGVGSIAIDAIRRRPDLQLVGVWVHTPEKVGKDAGELAGGEPIGITATNDADALIALQSDCVVYAASGPERDAGAVPDYLRLLEAGINVVSTTSTTLIYPPAYFSPEWRDQLETAAKAGQASFYASGIFPGFGSDALALLLTTQSKRIDCVKVSEIALNDHYPVADIMMNGMGFGHPLDFEPMLKTPGFVEMAWRAPIYLIADGLGVEVTEIRGSLDRQLTHRDIEVAFGTIKAGTCGAVRTRAAGVVNGREAIVVEHIIRMARDVAPDWPTSEFDATYRVDITGDPDIHCAMNVGDAVGHGAGHAAMTATAMRVVNAIPYVVDAPPGLLSSLDLPNTLPRHAFD; encoded by the coding sequence GTGACCAGACCGCTGACCACCGTGGTGTGGTCGACCGGAGGTGTCGGTTCGATCGCCATCGACGCGATCCGGCGCCGCCCGGATCTGCAGCTGGTGGGCGTGTGGGTACACACCCCCGAGAAGGTGGGCAAGGACGCCGGTGAGCTCGCGGGCGGAGAACCGATCGGGATCACGGCCACCAACGACGCAGATGCACTGATCGCGCTGCAGTCCGACTGCGTGGTGTACGCGGCCAGCGGCCCGGAGCGCGACGCCGGAGCGGTGCCGGACTACCTGCGGCTGCTCGAGGCCGGAATCAACGTCGTGTCAACCACATCCACCACGCTCATCTACCCGCCCGCCTACTTCTCGCCAGAATGGCGCGATCAACTCGAGACAGCCGCCAAGGCCGGGCAGGCGTCGTTCTACGCCTCCGGGATCTTCCCCGGTTTCGGGTCCGATGCGCTGGCGCTGCTGCTCACCACGCAGTCCAAGAGGATCGACTGCGTCAAGGTCAGCGAGATCGCGCTGAACGACCACTACCCGGTGGCCGACATCATGATGAACGGCATGGGCTTCGGCCACCCGCTGGACTTCGAGCCGATGCTCAAGACGCCCGGCTTCGTCGAGATGGCATGGCGGGCACCCATCTACCTGATCGCCGACGGGCTGGGGGTCGAGGTCACCGAGATCCGTGGCTCCCTCGACCGGCAACTCACCCACCGCGACATCGAGGTGGCGTTCGGCACGATCAAGGCCGGCACCTGCGGCGCCGTCCGCACCCGCGCCGCCGGTGTGGTCAACGGCCGGGAGGCCATCGTCGTCGAACACATCATCCGGATGGCCCGCGACGTCGCACCGGACTGGCCGACATCGGAGTTCGACGCCACCTACCGGGTGGACATCACCGGCGACCCCGACATCCACTGCGCGATGAACGTCGGCGACGCGGTCGGCCACGGCGCCGGTCACGCGGCCATGACCGCGACCGCGATGCGGGTGGTCAACGCGATCCCCTATGTGGTCGACGCGCCACCTGGGCTGCTGAGCTCGCTCGATCTGCCGAACACCTTGCCGCGACACGCTTTCGACTGA
- a CDS encoding MCE family protein, with the protein MLKYRGGELIRPGFIGIVLVVLVIAVGLNPERLVSLATDVRYQAEFTDAGGVAVGNDVTVSGMKVGTVTDVELRGRHALVTFAVDGTVSLGSETTAHIRTGTLLGQRVLTLESRGSATMRPMDVIPVSRTAAPYSLTEAVNELTSNTAKTDTAAVNQALDTLAETLDQVGPQLRPTFEGLTRVSQALNDRDGTLAELLAHSADVTRILAERSNQVNTLLLNANDLVAVLNERRREIVDLLAHTSALAKQMSALIEENEQELAPTLDKLNGVVAILEENRDNIAEALPGLAKFQITLGETIGNGPYYQAYIPNIFFGQLFQPWLDYAFGFRRGVNAGQPPDNAGPRAELPFPYNGIPEPWERWGEPPR; encoded by the coding sequence ATGCTGAAGTACCGCGGCGGAGAGCTTATTCGACCCGGGTTCATCGGGATCGTCCTGGTGGTCCTGGTGATCGCCGTCGGCCTCAATCCCGAGCGGCTGGTTTCGCTGGCCACCGACGTCCGATACCAGGCCGAGTTCACCGACGCGGGTGGAGTCGCGGTGGGCAACGACGTGACGGTGTCCGGGATGAAGGTGGGCACCGTTACCGACGTCGAACTTCGCGGGCGTCACGCGCTGGTGACGTTCGCGGTCGACGGCACCGTCTCGCTGGGCTCGGAGACCACCGCGCATATCCGCACCGGCACCCTGCTGGGGCAGCGCGTGCTCACCCTGGAGTCGCGCGGCTCCGCAACGATGCGGCCGATGGACGTGATCCCGGTGTCGCGCACCGCGGCTCCGTACTCGCTGACCGAGGCGGTCAACGAGCTGACCAGCAACACCGCCAAGACCGACACGGCCGCGGTGAACCAGGCGCTCGACACCCTGGCGGAGACACTCGACCAGGTGGGGCCGCAGCTGCGGCCCACCTTCGAGGGACTGACCCGGGTGTCGCAGGCGCTCAACGACCGCGACGGCACGTTGGCGGAGCTGTTGGCGCACAGCGCCGACGTCACGCGGATCCTCGCCGAGCGCAGCAACCAGGTCAACACCCTGCTGCTCAACGCCAACGATCTCGTCGCGGTGCTCAACGAACGCCGACGCGAGATCGTCGATCTGCTGGCGCACACCTCCGCGCTGGCCAAGCAGATGTCGGCGTTGATCGAGGAGAACGAGCAGGAGCTCGCACCCACCCTGGACAAACTCAACGGCGTCGTGGCGATCCTGGAGGAGAATCGCGACAACATCGCCGAGGCACTACCCGGGCTGGCCAAGTTCCAGATCACGCTCGGCGAGACGATCGGCAACGGCCCGTACTACCAGGCCTACATCCCGAATATCTTCTTCGGCCAGCTGTTCCAGCCGTGGCTGGATTACGCGTTCGGCTTCCGCCGCGGCGTCAACGCCGGCCAGCCGCCGGACAACGCCGGGCCACGCGCCGAACTGCCGTTCCCGTACAACGGGATACCGGAGCCGTGGGAGCGGTGGGGGGAGCCCCCGCGATGA
- a CDS encoding MCE family protein, which translates to MLRLLVRPLVGLAAIALAVLVTGVSVQLFRGGFADSIEVTVISSRAGLVMNPDAKVQVRGVQVGRVASIEPLPDGRAALHLDVDSRRLDAIPANAFVDIASPTVFGAKQVQFVFPPNPSQESLRPGQVIDADHVTIEVNTVFEQLSAVLAAIEPAKLNQTLGAISSALAGRGDKLGQTLADLHSYLATLEPTLPALREELHVAPEVLRAYADTAADFVSITDSAARISDSVVDERHNLDAALISVIGLADVGQQVVGENRDDLAEVAHLLVPTTSLLDEYNQALWCALSGMVEASHIPPFKKPGVMVLAGFLWGQERYRYPNDLPKAGAKGGPQCAGLPKMPYGSAPPYVVADTGTNPWRRRYPGIVLNSDLIKQIMFGDTEHDGPPRNTAQIGQPG; encoded by the coding sequence ATGCTGAGACTCCTCGTGCGTCCGCTGGTGGGATTGGCGGCCATCGCCCTGGCTGTACTGGTGACCGGTGTCTCGGTTCAGCTGTTTCGGGGAGGTTTTGCCGATAGCATTGAAGTGACGGTGATTTCGTCGCGCGCCGGGCTGGTGATGAACCCCGACGCCAAGGTTCAGGTGCGCGGTGTCCAGGTCGGCCGCGTGGCGTCGATCGAGCCGCTGCCGGACGGTCGCGCCGCGCTCCACCTCGACGTGGACTCCAGGCGCTTGGACGCCATCCCCGCCAACGCTTTTGTCGATATCGCCTCGCCGACGGTGTTCGGCGCAAAACAGGTGCAGTTCGTCTTCCCGCCGAACCCGTCGCAGGAGTCCCTTCGGCCGGGGCAGGTGATCGACGCCGACCACGTCACGATCGAAGTGAACACCGTCTTCGAACAGCTCAGCGCGGTCCTGGCCGCGATCGAGCCGGCCAAGCTCAACCAGACCCTCGGCGCCATCTCCTCGGCGCTGGCCGGCCGCGGCGACAAGCTCGGTCAGACGCTCGCCGACCTGCACAGTTACCTGGCGACCCTCGAACCGACCCTGCCGGCGCTGCGGGAAGAACTGCACGTCGCACCCGAGGTGCTGCGTGCCTACGCCGATACCGCCGCAGACTTCGTCTCGATCACCGACAGCGCCGCCCGCATCAGCGACAGCGTGGTCGACGAGCGGCACAACCTCGATGCCGCACTGATTTCGGTGATCGGTCTGGCCGACGTCGGCCAGCAGGTGGTGGGGGAGAACCGCGATGACCTCGCCGAGGTCGCACACCTGCTGGTGCCGACCACCTCGCTGCTCGACGAATACAACCAGGCGCTGTGGTGCGCGCTGAGCGGCATGGTCGAAGCGTCCCATATCCCGCCGTTCAAGAAACCCGGGGTGATGGTGCTCGCCGGATTCCTGTGGGGCCAGGAGCGGTACCGCTATCCCAACGATCTGCCGAAGGCCGGCGCCAAGGGCGGACCGCAGTGCGCCGGGCTGCCCAAGATGCCCTACGGTTCCGCGCCGCCGTACGTGGTCGCCGACACCGGCACCAACCCGTGGCGGCGCAGGTATCCGGGAATCGTGCTGAACTCGGACCTGATCAAGCAGATCATGTTCGGCGATACCGAACACGACGGTCCACCACGCAACACCGCTCAGATCGGACAACCGGGATGA
- a CDS encoding MCE family protein — protein sequence MRQGPRPTLIKFGIFAVVMVLLTASLFFIFGQYQTGSRTKYSAVFTDVSRLEPGQSVRVAGMRVGTVDGVRLRPDKTVAVTFDVDSGVRMTTGTRVAVRYLNLVGDRYLELIEGPGGDPLPPGSEIPTSRTQPALDLDLLLGGLKPVIRGLNPEDINALSASLVQIFQGQGGTLRSLLANTSDFTTALAEHSQTIQALVDHLRSLLATLSREGDKFSTTVGQLERLVTELAAERDPIATAIDALNSGAASLADLLSDARPPLSGSVDQLNRLAVNLDFQKDRLDTALKKAPENFRKLVRTGSYGSFFNYYICEIKWRVTDLQGRTAEFPWLRQENGRCTEP from the coding sequence ATGAGGCAGGGTCCGCGTCCGACGCTGATCAAATTCGGCATCTTCGCGGTGGTGATGGTGCTGCTCACCGCATCGCTGTTCTTCATCTTCGGCCAGTACCAAACAGGTTCTCGGACAAAGTATTCAGCGGTCTTCACCGATGTCTCGCGGCTGGAGCCGGGCCAGTCGGTCCGGGTGGCCGGCATGCGCGTGGGCACGGTCGACGGCGTCAGACTGCGCCCGGACAAGACCGTTGCGGTGACCTTCGACGTCGACTCCGGCGTGCGGATGACCACCGGGACAAGGGTGGCGGTGCGCTATCTGAACCTGGTCGGTGACCGCTATCTGGAGCTGATCGAGGGTCCCGGCGGGGATCCGCTGCCGCCCGGATCGGAGATCCCCACCTCGCGAACCCAGCCGGCGCTGGACCTCGATCTGCTGCTCGGCGGGCTCAAGCCGGTGATCCGCGGGCTCAACCCCGAAGACATCAACGCGCTGTCCGCCTCGCTGGTCCAGATCTTCCAGGGACAGGGCGGCACGCTGCGGTCGCTGCTGGCGAACACCTCGGACTTCACCACGGCGCTGGCCGAACACAGCCAGACCATCCAGGCGCTCGTCGACCACCTGCGGTCGCTGCTGGCCACCCTGTCGCGGGAAGGTGACAAGTTCTCCACCACCGTCGGCCAATTGGAGCGGCTGGTCACCGAGCTTGCGGCGGAACGGGATCCGATCGCTACGGCGATCGACGCATTGAACAGCGGTGCGGCCTCGCTGGCGGATCTGCTCAGCGACGCCCGACCGCCGCTGTCCGGAAGCGTCGATCAGCTGAACCGGCTCGCGGTCAACCTCGATTTCCAGAAGGACCGGCTCGACACCGCCCTGAAGAAGGCTCCGGAGAACTTCCGCAAACTGGTGCGCACCGGCTCCTACGGCAGCTTCTTCAACTACTACATCTGCGAGATCAAATGGCGGGTCACCGATCTGCAGGGCCGGACGGCCGAGTTTCCGTGGCTCCGGCAGGAAAACGGAAGGTGCACTGAGCCCTGA
- a CDS encoding MCE family protein has protein sequence MIRSARRLLATGAAVLLTVPGCAFQGVNSLPLPGVVGRGPGAQKFTVELENVGTLESNSPVMLDDVVVGSVGPMRLHGWHVDVEVSVRPDVVVPANATGTVGQTSLLGSMHIALDPRPGEAPTGRLRSGSTIDLDRSSTYPSTEQTLSSLAAVVNGGGLGQIGEIIHNLNTALFGRADVVRDLLTRMNTLVELLNGQRGDITAAVEELKRFAEQLSGQREVITRALDRIPPALDVLLAQRSNFTTALRKLGEFSDTVTGLVNDTQEDLVTNLKHLEPTLRALADVGPEIDTALAGAPVFPMSQNLIDRGIRGDYMNLWVTVDWTSARLKRGLLLGTHLGQDRAMLVPAPGDPGYEDYFRRFPLGVNTPPPFGEIPNVDPAPWEPGGGG, from the coding sequence ATGATCCGATCAGCACGGCGTCTATTGGCGACCGGGGCCGCGGTGCTGCTCACCGTACCCGGATGCGCCTTCCAAGGGGTGAACTCGCTGCCGTTACCAGGTGTGGTCGGACGCGGCCCGGGCGCGCAGAAGTTCACCGTCGAACTCGAGAACGTGGGAACGCTGGAATCGAATTCGCCGGTGATGCTCGACGACGTCGTGGTCGGCAGCGTCGGACCGATGCGGCTGCACGGCTGGCATGTGGATGTGGAGGTGTCGGTGCGGCCCGATGTGGTGGTGCCGGCCAACGCCACCGGGACCGTCGGGCAGACCAGCCTGCTCGGGTCCATGCACATCGCATTGGACCCGCGGCCGGGCGAAGCGCCGACCGGTCGGCTGCGGTCCGGAAGCACCATCGACCTCGATCGCTCCTCGACCTATCCGTCGACGGAGCAGACCCTGTCGTCGCTGGCGGCGGTGGTCAACGGCGGCGGCCTGGGTCAGATCGGGGAAATCATCCACAATCTCAATACCGCGTTGTTCGGCCGTGCGGACGTCGTGCGCGACCTGCTCACCCGGATGAACACCCTGGTCGAACTGCTCAACGGTCAGCGCGGTGACATCACCGCGGCCGTCGAGGAACTCAAGCGGTTCGCCGAGCAGCTGTCCGGGCAGCGCGAGGTGATCACCCGGGCGCTGGACCGAATCCCGCCCGCGCTCGACGTGCTGCTCGCCCAGCGCTCCAACTTCACCACCGCCCTGCGCAAGCTCGGCGAATTCAGCGACACGGTAACGGGTTTGGTGAACGACACCCAGGAGGACCTGGTCACCAACCTCAAGCACCTGGAACCGACGCTGCGTGCGCTCGCCGACGTCGGTCCGGAGATCGACACCGCGCTCGCCGGGGCCCCGGTCTTTCCGATGTCGCAGAACCTCATCGACCGCGGCATCCGCGGTGACTACATGAACCTGTGGGTCACCGTCGACTGGACCAGCGCCCGGCTCAAGCGCGGCCTGTTGCTCGGGACGCACCTGGGCCAGGACCGTGCGATGTTGGTGCCCGCTCCCGGTGACCCGGGCTATGAGGACTACTTCCGGAGGTTCCCGCTGGGAGTGAACACCCCGCCGCCGTTCGGGGAGATCCCCAACGTGGACCCGGCGCCGTGGGAGCCGGGAGGTGGTGGCTGA
- a CDS encoding MCE family protein, translating into MNPTMTRNRLPRLLLAAALVLLMIGGGATVVTKTLLRPTTVSAYFITATAIYPGDEVRIAGVRVGTIAAIEPVGTQARMTLHIDRGIRVPADAKAVIVAQNLVSARYVQLTPAYESGPVMRDGAVIPIQRTAVPVEWNEVKEQLMRLATELGPDAGMSGGSVGRFIDSAAAAMGDNGEKLRETLAELSGLGRILAEGSGNVVETITNLQRFVTALRDSNEQIVQFQNRFATLTGLVNDSRSDLDAALTNLSEVIDETTRFIRGSRDKTAEQIQRLANVTQNLADHKLDLENVLHIAPHSIANAVNMFDPRTGAASGVFVITNMTNPVWAICGMIGALQNVTAPTTAKLCGQYVGPGLRLMNFNMVPFPFNPFLTANPPEYMLRYSEDRLRPGGEGDLPDPPEPPPAVSAYTGMGDVAPPPGWGPPAPEAVPPPAPPLPSGTPVAQPHSAIPGPAVVPGPTTLEGLLLPAERPPEPAGPVPHASGPGDPGPSAAGPGEPVQPPLPNDGTPP; encoded by the coding sequence ATGAACCCCACGATGACCCGCAACCGGCTGCCCAGGCTGCTGCTGGCCGCCGCGTTGGTCCTGCTGATGATCGGCGGTGGCGCGACGGTCGTCACCAAGACGCTGCTGCGGCCCACTACGGTCTCCGCGTACTTCATCACGGCGACCGCGATCTACCCCGGCGACGAGGTGCGGATCGCGGGGGTGAGGGTCGGCACGATCGCCGCGATCGAGCCGGTGGGCACCCAGGCCAGAATGACGCTGCACATCGATCGCGGCATCCGGGTTCCGGCCGACGCCAAGGCGGTGATCGTCGCGCAGAACCTGGTGTCGGCACGCTACGTGCAACTGACGCCGGCCTATGAATCTGGGCCGGTCATGCGGGACGGCGCGGTGATCCCGATCCAACGCACCGCGGTGCCCGTCGAGTGGAACGAGGTCAAGGAACAGTTGATGCGCCTGGCGACCGAGTTGGGGCCCGACGCCGGCATGTCCGGCGGGTCGGTCGGCCGGTTCATCGACAGTGCGGCCGCCGCGATGGGCGACAACGGCGAGAAGCTGCGCGAGACGCTTGCCGAATTGTCCGGGCTGGGCCGGATCCTGGCCGAGGGCAGCGGCAACGTCGTCGAGACGATCACCAATCTGCAGCGGTTCGTCACCGCGCTGCGTGACAGCAATGAGCAGATCGTGCAGTTCCAGAACCGGTTCGCGACGCTGACCGGCCTGGTCAACGACAGCAGATCCGATCTGGACGCGGCGCTGACGAACCTGTCCGAGGTCATCGACGAGACCACCCGGTTCATTCGGGGAAGTCGGGACAAGACCGCCGAACAGATTCAGCGCCTGGCCAACGTCACCCAGAACCTGGCCGACCACAAGCTCGACCTGGAGAACGTGCTGCACATCGCGCCGCATTCGATCGCCAACGCGGTCAACATGTTCGACCCGCGCACCGGCGCCGCCAGCGGGGTGTTCGTGATCACGAACATGACGAATCCGGTGTGGGCCATCTGCGGGATGATCGGTGCCCTGCAGAACGTCACCGCGCCGACGACGGCCAAACTGTGTGGTCAATACGTCGGTCCGGGCCTGCGGTTGATGAACTTCAACATGGTGCCGTTCCCGTTCAACCCGTTCCTGACCGCCAATCCGCCGGAGTACATGCTGCGCTACAGCGAAGACCGGCTGCGGCCGGGAGGTGAGGGGGACCTGCCCGACCCGCCGGAACCCCCGCCCGCGGTGTCGGCCTACACCGGAATGGGTGATGTCGCGCCGCCGCCGGGCTGGGGTCCGCCGGCTCCCGAAGCGGTGCCTCCCCCAGCGCCCCCGCTACCCTCGGGAACCCCTGTGGCCCAACCTCATTCCGCGATTCCCGGGCCGGCTGTCGTACCCGGCCCGACGACCCTGGAAGGGTTGCTGCTGCCCGCCGAGCGTCCTCCCGAACCCGCCGGCCCCGTTCCCCACGCCTCCGGACCCGGTGACCCCGGCCCGAGTGCAGCGGGCCCGGGTGAACCGGTGCAGCCGCCACTGCCGAACGATGGGACCCCGCCATGA
- a CDS encoding Rv2253/PknI dimerization domain-containing protein, translated as MRSTAVRSAVRTSIAVVTAAAVGALCPGPIAHAEGDANSYDDIAINGTFIAFSDGVWAKTNDSLHEERSVTQVWTITSTCTTFEDCTGQVISDHGWTGDLVYLSGRWRVRHVIEDWEPCWDGTAWPGTQTFIFWQEYERDPNVYVGWDRTEGPSGACGFNRVLDIEMPFRLTRQS; from the coding sequence GTGAGATCGACGGCCGTCCGGTCGGCGGTCCGGACATCGATCGCGGTGGTGACCGCGGCCGCGGTGGGAGCGTTGTGCCCGGGGCCCATCGCGCATGCCGAGGGGGACGCGAACTCGTACGACGACATCGCGATCAACGGCACCTTCATCGCGTTCTCCGACGGCGTCTGGGCCAAGACCAATGACTCGCTGCACGAGGAACGCAGCGTCACGCAGGTCTGGACGATCACGTCGACGTGCACCACCTTCGAGGACTGCACCGGGCAGGTGATCAGTGACCACGGCTGGACCGGGGACCTGGTGTACCTGAGCGGCCGCTGGCGGGTGCGGCACGTCATCGAGGACTGGGAGCCGTGTTGGGACGGAACCGCCTGGCCGGGCACCCAGACGTTCATCTTCTGGCAGGAATACGAGCGCGACCCGAACGTCTACGTCGGCTGGGACCGGACCGAGGGGCCCAGCGGGGCTTGCGGTTTCAACAGGGTGCTCGACATCGAGATGCCGTTCCGGCTGACTCGGCAGAGCTGA